The following proteins are encoded in a genomic region of Hydra vulgaris chromosome 05, alternate assembly HydraT2T_AEP:
- the LOC136080377 gene encoding deoxyuridine 5'-triphosphate nucleotidohydrolase-like yields the protein MCLDCKKMEKEENSSYERTRMEIVKLKYKHFDSNTEFTGVPFLPYINELFNRPLNENNLKQDIQEWSFYETKESACFDLRSTKDYILQPQQRVLVSTGVYIDKIDTNLAGHVYSKSGIAYKYGVVVLNSPGIIDADYKDEIKVLLMNLSKENYIIKHGDAVAQMGFVKMFKAIKNVIEINGCSCRQVKMSMIKDVERKGGFGSTGK from the exons atgtgtttggattgtaaaaaaatggaaaaggaAGAAAATAGTTCTTATGAAAGAACAAGAAtggaaattgtaaaattaaaatacaaacattttgATAGTA ATACTGAGTTTACTGGTGTACCTTTTTTACCTTAtattaatgaactttttaatagACCATTAAacgaaaacaatttaaaaca AGATATTCAAGAATGGtctttttatgaaacaaaagagAGTGCTTGTTTTGATTTAAGGAGCACAAAGGATTATATACTTCAACCACAACAGCGTGTTTTAGTAAGTACTGGAGTTTATATTGACAAAATAGATACAAATTTAGCAGGACATGTATATTCAAAATCAGGTATAGCTTACAAATATGGTGTTGTAGTGTTAAATTCTCCAGGAATAATAGACGCTGATTATAAAGATGAAATTAAAGTCCTATTGATGAATCTTTCcaaagaaaattatattattaaacatggAGATGCTGTTGCTCAGATGGGATTTGTGAAAATgtttaaagctataaaaaatgtaatagaaATTAATGGGTGTTCTTGTCGTCAAGTGAAAATGTCAATGATTAAAGACGTAGAAAGAAAGGGTGGTTTTGGTTCTActggaaaataa